From the genome of Biomphalaria glabrata chromosome 1, xgBioGlab47.1, whole genome shotgun sequence, one region includes:
- the LOC106075042 gene encoding ATP-dependent RNA helicase DHX8-like isoform X1 yields the protein MIFIIHIDYCEALSVLCYNLNLLTLSKMDELQKLEYLSLVSKVCTELENHLGISDKDLAEFIIDLADKNNTFVSFKKALEEKEAQFSDSLIANLLRLIQKMKPKPKSFEEVEKELDTKDDPDLKKKLFPGLALPNDPNVRKMLDDENGYCSEEDSSLKKKHTSLLEEVKPSSSKEGDASIANNMMMELEALLGRASKKGREGDQMEREKKNRDRNHRSPSRDRSRSRDRNRSHSRERDRKKKRRRSRSRQRSRSRSPRSRHRRRSNSRSRSRDRSRRSKDRNIRDSDKVKAKDKYSDIPLEPLVGSIYEGKITSILPFGCFVQLEGLRKRWEGLVHISQLRREGRVTNVGDVVSKGQKVKAKVLSFTGNKPSLSIKDVDQKTGEDLNPARSGVGGEVRVDDNIARNPDRPNTLPLVDAPELEDEKSEMKTFKRLSSPQRWELKQLMAAGCIDYTDLPDFDEETGLLPKEDDSDEDVEVEMVEEEPPFLRGHGRQWVELSPVKIVKNPDGSLAQSAMMGNALQKERREMKQAQREAEVNSVPTVLNNDWIDPMPEDGGRTLNANMRGVGMAPKEEPEWKKHISGGAKASYGKKEKKSIIEQRQSLPIYKLKDDLLKAVSDNQILIVIGETGSGKTTQITQYLAEAGYTTKGKIGCTQPRRVAAMSVAKRVSEEFGCRLGQEVGYTIRFEDCTSAETKIKYMTDGMLLRECLIDGDLTQYAVIMLDEAHERTIHTDVLFGLLKQAVKKRSDLKLIVTSATLDAVKFSQYFYEAPIFTIPGRTYPVAILYTKEAETDYLDASLITVMQIHLTEPPGDILLFLTGQEEIDTACEILYERMKALGPEVPDLIILPVYSALPSEMQTRIFEPAPPGSRKVIIATNIAETSLTIDGIYYVVDPGFVKQNVYNSKTGMDQLIVTPISQAQAKQRAGRAGRTGPGKCYRLYTERAYRDEMLSTNVPEIQRTNLASTVLSLKAMGINDLLSFDFMDAPPMQTLISAMEQLHALSALDDEGLLTRLGRRMAEFPLEPMLSKMLIMSVHLACSDEILTIVSMLSVQNVFYRPKDKQAVADSKKAKFHQAEGDHLTLLAVYNSWKNNKFSSPWCYENFVQIRTLKRAQDVRKQMLGIMDRHKLDVVSCGKNTVRVQKAICSGFFRNAAKKDPQEGYKTIVDSQVVYIHPSSALFNRQPDWVIYHELVLTTKEYMREVTAIDPRWLVEFAPKFFKHSDPTKLSKQKKQQKIEPLYNKYEEPNSWRISRAFRKFHTKVTF from the exons CTGAGTTCATAATAGATCTGGCTgataaaaacaatacatttgtaagttttaaaaaggctttagaagaaaaagaagcaCAATTTTCA gATTCATTGATTGCAAACTTGTTGCGGCTCATTCAAAAAATGAAGCCTAAACCCAAAAGTTTTGAAGAAGTAGAAAAAGAATTGGATACCAAAGATGATcctgatttgaaaaaaaaattgtttcctgGATTAGCATTACCTAATGATCCAAATGTTCGA aaaatgctGGATGATGAAAATGGCTACTGCAGTGAAGAAGATAGCAGCTTGAAAAAGAAACATACTTCTCTGTTGGAAGAGGTTAAACCAAGCTCATCTAAAGAAGGAGATGCATCAATAGCTAACAACATGATGATGGAATTAGAGGCACTACTTGGTAGGGCTTCAAAGAAAGGTAGAGAAGGTGatcagatggagagagagaaaaagaacagAGACAGAAACCACAGAAGCCCTAGCCGTGACAGAAGTCGGAGTCGTGACAGGAATCGTAGTCATAGCCGAGAGAGGGATAGAAAAAA GAAAAGACGTCGCTCAAGAAGCAGGCAACGTTCTAGGAGCAGGTCACCACGAAGTCGGCATCGGCGTAGGAGTAATTCTCGGTCACGTAGTAGGGATAGAAGCAGAAGGAGCAAAGATCGCAATATTAGGGACTCAGACAAAGTTAAAGCAAAAGACAAATATAGTGATATCCCATTAGAGCCTTTAGTTGGTTCA ATCTATGAAGGTAAAATTACTTCCATTCTACCATTTGGTTGCTTTGTGCAGTTAGAGGGACTTCGTAAAAGGTGGGAAGGTCTTGTTCACATATCACAA CTGCGCCGAGAGGGACGTGTAACCAATGTTGGTGATGTTGTTAGTAAAGGTCAGAAAGTCAAGGCCAAAGTTCTTTCTTTTACAGGCAACAAACCTAGTTTGTCCATTAAG GATGTTGATCAGAAAACAGGAGAGGATTTAAATCCTGCGCGATCAGGTGTCGGAGGTGAAGTTAGAGTAGATGATAACATAGCTAGAAACCCTGATCGACCTAATACTCTACCATTGGTGGATGCTCCTGAGCTTGAAGATGAAAAATCTGAAATGAAGACATTTAAGCGATTATCCTCTCCTCAACGTTGGGAATTGAAACAGTTGATGGCTGCAGGATGCATTGATTATACAGATTTGCCTGACTTTGATGAAGAAACTGGACTTTTACCAAAGGAAGATGATTCTG atgAAGATGTTGAGGTTGAAATGGTTGAGGAAGAACCTCCATTTTTGCGTGGTCATGGAAGACAGTGGGTTGAGCTCAGCCCAGTTAAAATTGTGAAG AACCCTGATGGCTCCTTGGCGCAGTCAGCTATGATGGGAAATGCCTTACAAAaggaaagaagagaaatgaaacagGCTCAAAGAGAAGCAGAGGTGAACTCAGTTCCCACTGTACTTAATAATGATTGGATTGATCCAATGCCAGAGG ATGGGGGACGTACACTAAATGCCAATATGAGAGGTGTAGGAATGGCCCCAAAAGAAGAGCCTGAATGGAAAAAACATATTAGTGGTGGAGCTAAGGCCTCCTATggcaagaaagaaaagaagtcCATTATTGAACAAAGACAAAGTTTGCCAATCTACAAATTAAAAGATGACTTGCTAAAG GCAGTATCAGACAACCAAATTCTAATTGTAATTGGTGAAACAGGCTCTGGAAAGACAACCCAAATTACACAGTATCTTGCTGAGGCTGGCTACACAACAAAAGGAAAAATTGGTTGCACACAACCCAGGAGAGTTGCTGCAATGTCAGTGGCCAAAAGAGTTTCAGAAGAGTTTGGATGTCGTTTAGGTCAAGAG gttggtTATACTATTCGTTTTGAGGACTGTACCAGTGCTGAAACTAAAATTAAGTACATGACAGATGGTATGTTACTCAGAGAATGTTTGATAGATGGAGATTTGACACAGTACGCGGTCATTATGTTGGATGAGGCTCATGAGAGAACAATTCATActgatgttttgtttggtctATTGAAACAG GCTGTAAAAAAAAGATCAGATTTGAAACTCATTGTTACTTCTGCTACTTTGGATGCAGTCAAATTTTCACAATACTTTTATGAAGCT CCCATCTTTACTATTCCTGGACGAACTTATCCAGTGGCTATACTTTATACAAAGGAAGCAGAAACAGATTACTTGGATGCTTCTCTTATCACTGTGATGCAAATTCATTTAACAGAACCACCAG GGGATATACTTTTATTCTTGACTGGTCAAGAAGAGATTGACACAGCTTGTGAGATTCTGTATGAACGAATGAAAGCACTGGGCCCTGAAGTTCCAGATCTGATCATTCTTCCAGTCTACAGTGCTTTACCTTCGGAGATGCAGACACGAATTTTTGAGCCTGCTCCACCTGGGTCCAGAAAG GTGATCATTGCTACAAACATTGCTGAAACATCATTGACTATTGATGGTATTTACTATGTGGTTGATCCaggttttgtgaaacaaaatgtgtacaattcAAAGACAGGAATGGACCAACTTATAGTCACTCCTATTTCTCAG GCACAAGCTAAACAAAGAGCAGGCCGTGCTGGACGCACAGGTCCTGGAAAGTGCTACCGTTTGTATACAGAACGTGCCTACAGAGATGAGATGTTATCCACAAATGTCCCAGAAATTCAACGCACAAATTTGGCTTCTACTGTACTCAGTTTGAAAGCTATGGGCATCAATGATTTGTTGTCTTTTGATTTCATGGATGCCCCGCCCATGCAAACTTTAATTTCTGCCATGGAACAGCTGCATGCCCTGAGTGCACTTGATGATGAAGGTCTGCTTACTCGATTAGGAAGAAGG atGGCAGAGTTTCCTCTGGAGCCGATGTTATCCAAAATGTTAATCATGTCAGTACACCTGGCCTGCAGTGATGAGATATTAACCATTGTTTCTATGCTCAGTGTTCAAAATGTCTTTTACAGGCCTAAG GACAAGCAAGCTGTGGCAGATTCCAAGAAAGCAAAGTTTCATCAGGCTGAAGGAGATCATTTAACTCTCCTTGCTGTGTATAACTCTTGGAAAAACAATAAATTCTCCAGTCCCTGGTGCTATGAAAATTTTGTTCAGATTCGAACTTTGAAGAGAGCACAAGATGTTAGGAAACAGATGTTGGGCATTATGGACAG GCACAAACTGGATGTTGTCTCCTGTGGTAAAAATACTGTGCGTGTACAAAAAGCTATTTGCTCTGGCTTTTTCCGTAATGCTGCCAAAAAGGATCCTCAGGAAGGTTACAAAACCATTGTTGACAGTCAAGTTGTTTACATTCATCCATCGAGTGCCCTTTTCAACCGACAGCCTGATTG ggTTATTTACCATGAATTGGTTTTGACAACAAAAGAGTACATGAGAGAAGTGACAGCAATTGATCCTAGGTGGCTAGTGGAGTTTGCTCCCAAGTTCTTTAAACACAGTGATCCTACCAAACTCTCCAAACAAAAGAAGCAACAGAAAATTGAACCTCTATACAACAAATATGAAGAACCCAATTCTTGGCGTATTTCCAGAGCTTTTAGGAAATTCCACACTAAAGTTACATTTTAA
- the LOC106075042 gene encoding ATP-dependent RNA helicase DHX8-like isoform X2, whose translation MDELQKLEYLSLVSKVCTELENHLGISDKDLAEFIIDLADKNNTFVSFKKALEEKEAQFSDSLIANLLRLIQKMKPKPKSFEEVEKELDTKDDPDLKKKLFPGLALPNDPNVRKMLDDENGYCSEEDSSLKKKHTSLLEEVKPSSSKEGDASIANNMMMELEALLGRASKKGREGDQMEREKKNRDRNHRSPSRDRSRSRDRNRSHSRERDRKKKRRRSRSRQRSRSRSPRSRHRRRSNSRSRSRDRSRRSKDRNIRDSDKVKAKDKYSDIPLEPLVGSIYEGKITSILPFGCFVQLEGLRKRWEGLVHISQLRREGRVTNVGDVVSKGQKVKAKVLSFTGNKPSLSIKDVDQKTGEDLNPARSGVGGEVRVDDNIARNPDRPNTLPLVDAPELEDEKSEMKTFKRLSSPQRWELKQLMAAGCIDYTDLPDFDEETGLLPKEDDSDEDVEVEMVEEEPPFLRGHGRQWVELSPVKIVKNPDGSLAQSAMMGNALQKERREMKQAQREAEVNSVPTVLNNDWIDPMPEDGGRTLNANMRGVGMAPKEEPEWKKHISGGAKASYGKKEKKSIIEQRQSLPIYKLKDDLLKAVSDNQILIVIGETGSGKTTQITQYLAEAGYTTKGKIGCTQPRRVAAMSVAKRVSEEFGCRLGQEVGYTIRFEDCTSAETKIKYMTDGMLLRECLIDGDLTQYAVIMLDEAHERTIHTDVLFGLLKQAVKKRSDLKLIVTSATLDAVKFSQYFYEAPIFTIPGRTYPVAILYTKEAETDYLDASLITVMQIHLTEPPGDILLFLTGQEEIDTACEILYERMKALGPEVPDLIILPVYSALPSEMQTRIFEPAPPGSRKVIIATNIAETSLTIDGIYYVVDPGFVKQNVYNSKTGMDQLIVTPISQAQAKQRAGRAGRTGPGKCYRLYTERAYRDEMLSTNVPEIQRTNLASTVLSLKAMGINDLLSFDFMDAPPMQTLISAMEQLHALSALDDEGLLTRLGRRMAEFPLEPMLSKMLIMSVHLACSDEILTIVSMLSVQNVFYRPKDKQAVADSKKAKFHQAEGDHLTLLAVYNSWKNNKFSSPWCYENFVQIRTLKRAQDVRKQMLGIMDRHKLDVVSCGKNTVRVQKAICSGFFRNAAKKDPQEGYKTIVDSQVVYIHPSSALFNRQPDWVIYHELVLTTKEYMREVTAIDPRWLVEFAPKFFKHSDPTKLSKQKKQQKIEPLYNKYEEPNSWRISRAFRKFHTKVTF comes from the exons CTGAGTTCATAATAGATCTGGCTgataaaaacaatacatttgtaagttttaaaaaggctttagaagaaaaagaagcaCAATTTTCA gATTCATTGATTGCAAACTTGTTGCGGCTCATTCAAAAAATGAAGCCTAAACCCAAAAGTTTTGAAGAAGTAGAAAAAGAATTGGATACCAAAGATGATcctgatttgaaaaaaaaattgtttcctgGATTAGCATTACCTAATGATCCAAATGTTCGA aaaatgctGGATGATGAAAATGGCTACTGCAGTGAAGAAGATAGCAGCTTGAAAAAGAAACATACTTCTCTGTTGGAAGAGGTTAAACCAAGCTCATCTAAAGAAGGAGATGCATCAATAGCTAACAACATGATGATGGAATTAGAGGCACTACTTGGTAGGGCTTCAAAGAAAGGTAGAGAAGGTGatcagatggagagagagaaaaagaacagAGACAGAAACCACAGAAGCCCTAGCCGTGACAGAAGTCGGAGTCGTGACAGGAATCGTAGTCATAGCCGAGAGAGGGATAGAAAAAA GAAAAGACGTCGCTCAAGAAGCAGGCAACGTTCTAGGAGCAGGTCACCACGAAGTCGGCATCGGCGTAGGAGTAATTCTCGGTCACGTAGTAGGGATAGAAGCAGAAGGAGCAAAGATCGCAATATTAGGGACTCAGACAAAGTTAAAGCAAAAGACAAATATAGTGATATCCCATTAGAGCCTTTAGTTGGTTCA ATCTATGAAGGTAAAATTACTTCCATTCTACCATTTGGTTGCTTTGTGCAGTTAGAGGGACTTCGTAAAAGGTGGGAAGGTCTTGTTCACATATCACAA CTGCGCCGAGAGGGACGTGTAACCAATGTTGGTGATGTTGTTAGTAAAGGTCAGAAAGTCAAGGCCAAAGTTCTTTCTTTTACAGGCAACAAACCTAGTTTGTCCATTAAG GATGTTGATCAGAAAACAGGAGAGGATTTAAATCCTGCGCGATCAGGTGTCGGAGGTGAAGTTAGAGTAGATGATAACATAGCTAGAAACCCTGATCGACCTAATACTCTACCATTGGTGGATGCTCCTGAGCTTGAAGATGAAAAATCTGAAATGAAGACATTTAAGCGATTATCCTCTCCTCAACGTTGGGAATTGAAACAGTTGATGGCTGCAGGATGCATTGATTATACAGATTTGCCTGACTTTGATGAAGAAACTGGACTTTTACCAAAGGAAGATGATTCTG atgAAGATGTTGAGGTTGAAATGGTTGAGGAAGAACCTCCATTTTTGCGTGGTCATGGAAGACAGTGGGTTGAGCTCAGCCCAGTTAAAATTGTGAAG AACCCTGATGGCTCCTTGGCGCAGTCAGCTATGATGGGAAATGCCTTACAAAaggaaagaagagaaatgaaacagGCTCAAAGAGAAGCAGAGGTGAACTCAGTTCCCACTGTACTTAATAATGATTGGATTGATCCAATGCCAGAGG ATGGGGGACGTACACTAAATGCCAATATGAGAGGTGTAGGAATGGCCCCAAAAGAAGAGCCTGAATGGAAAAAACATATTAGTGGTGGAGCTAAGGCCTCCTATggcaagaaagaaaagaagtcCATTATTGAACAAAGACAAAGTTTGCCAATCTACAAATTAAAAGATGACTTGCTAAAG GCAGTATCAGACAACCAAATTCTAATTGTAATTGGTGAAACAGGCTCTGGAAAGACAACCCAAATTACACAGTATCTTGCTGAGGCTGGCTACACAACAAAAGGAAAAATTGGTTGCACACAACCCAGGAGAGTTGCTGCAATGTCAGTGGCCAAAAGAGTTTCAGAAGAGTTTGGATGTCGTTTAGGTCAAGAG gttggtTATACTATTCGTTTTGAGGACTGTACCAGTGCTGAAACTAAAATTAAGTACATGACAGATGGTATGTTACTCAGAGAATGTTTGATAGATGGAGATTTGACACAGTACGCGGTCATTATGTTGGATGAGGCTCATGAGAGAACAATTCATActgatgttttgtttggtctATTGAAACAG GCTGTAAAAAAAAGATCAGATTTGAAACTCATTGTTACTTCTGCTACTTTGGATGCAGTCAAATTTTCACAATACTTTTATGAAGCT CCCATCTTTACTATTCCTGGACGAACTTATCCAGTGGCTATACTTTATACAAAGGAAGCAGAAACAGATTACTTGGATGCTTCTCTTATCACTGTGATGCAAATTCATTTAACAGAACCACCAG GGGATATACTTTTATTCTTGACTGGTCAAGAAGAGATTGACACAGCTTGTGAGATTCTGTATGAACGAATGAAAGCACTGGGCCCTGAAGTTCCAGATCTGATCATTCTTCCAGTCTACAGTGCTTTACCTTCGGAGATGCAGACACGAATTTTTGAGCCTGCTCCACCTGGGTCCAGAAAG GTGATCATTGCTACAAACATTGCTGAAACATCATTGACTATTGATGGTATTTACTATGTGGTTGATCCaggttttgtgaaacaaaatgtgtacaattcAAAGACAGGAATGGACCAACTTATAGTCACTCCTATTTCTCAG GCACAAGCTAAACAAAGAGCAGGCCGTGCTGGACGCACAGGTCCTGGAAAGTGCTACCGTTTGTATACAGAACGTGCCTACAGAGATGAGATGTTATCCACAAATGTCCCAGAAATTCAACGCACAAATTTGGCTTCTACTGTACTCAGTTTGAAAGCTATGGGCATCAATGATTTGTTGTCTTTTGATTTCATGGATGCCCCGCCCATGCAAACTTTAATTTCTGCCATGGAACAGCTGCATGCCCTGAGTGCACTTGATGATGAAGGTCTGCTTACTCGATTAGGAAGAAGG atGGCAGAGTTTCCTCTGGAGCCGATGTTATCCAAAATGTTAATCATGTCAGTACACCTGGCCTGCAGTGATGAGATATTAACCATTGTTTCTATGCTCAGTGTTCAAAATGTCTTTTACAGGCCTAAG GACAAGCAAGCTGTGGCAGATTCCAAGAAAGCAAAGTTTCATCAGGCTGAAGGAGATCATTTAACTCTCCTTGCTGTGTATAACTCTTGGAAAAACAATAAATTCTCCAGTCCCTGGTGCTATGAAAATTTTGTTCAGATTCGAACTTTGAAGAGAGCACAAGATGTTAGGAAACAGATGTTGGGCATTATGGACAG GCACAAACTGGATGTTGTCTCCTGTGGTAAAAATACTGTGCGTGTACAAAAAGCTATTTGCTCTGGCTTTTTCCGTAATGCTGCCAAAAAGGATCCTCAGGAAGGTTACAAAACCATTGTTGACAGTCAAGTTGTTTACATTCATCCATCGAGTGCCCTTTTCAACCGACAGCCTGATTG ggTTATTTACCATGAATTGGTTTTGACAACAAAAGAGTACATGAGAGAAGTGACAGCAATTGATCCTAGGTGGCTAGTGGAGTTTGCTCCCAAGTTCTTTAAACACAGTGATCCTACCAAACTCTCCAAACAAAAGAAGCAACAGAAAATTGAACCTCTATACAACAAATATGAAGAACCCAATTCTTGGCGTATTTCCAGAGCTTTTAGGAAATTCCACACTAAAGTTACATTTTAA
- the LOC106075043 gene encoding lactosylceramide 1,3-N-acetyl-beta-D-glucosaminyltransferase-like, whose translation MAFINVLRRKKIFVYTVLIMLCLGLGTFFFQPLDPTRLKYLQYLASAKAYRDNLRFHLFKNRNTSVEESLIAALLQSEDAEIEASEKEDVPEMLLIKEPPKNVSGVDIGNLGQNKSQVVESSPYDPDYYEMTFPHWYNSSEKIVASFARYHHLDRIHFWGAAHNDRFRPHENALFAIRRYQSPWLLQFRPPVPLPLVGNVCQGTPPFLLIIIPSMPRNRIGRMAIRKTWGSVGHTGSWPNGKINAKVQILFVMGHEVTSPRFDPIIRQEIEEFKDILQFDMTEDYRKLTIKMLGTLRWVNDNCRGLGFFLKADEDTFVNIPVFVDFLLLNQNYLWKTVLGTMYNAPYVRRWGKWSLSILEYPFERFPSYASGSSYLISGGAIDDLLKASEFFIPIAIEDAFITGILPKSSGIRRYHTPAMSVMGEVSYLKSNPSMCDFLSSRLAITDCTNEIFDRIWLAQQINYCRQNERWGLEDIADKWAFKRPSN comes from the coding sequence ATGGCTTTCATTAATGTgctgaggagaaaaaaaatatttgtgtatacAGTGTTAATAATGCTTTGCCTTGGTCTTGGAACATTCTTCTTTCAACCATTGGATCCTACAAGGCTTAAGTACCTACAATATCTGGCTTCTGCTAAAGCATATAGGGACAATTTGAGATTTCATTTATTCAAAAACAGAAATACATCTGTAGAAGAATCATTAATCGCTGCTCTGTTGCAATCTGAGGATGCTGAAATAGAGGCCTCTGAGAAAGAAGATGTACCTGAAATGTTGCTCATCAAAGAACCTCCAAAAAATGTTTCAGGTGTGGACATTGGTAATTTAGGACAGAATAAAAGTCAGGTAGTGGAATCCAGTCCTTATGATCCAGACTATTATGAAATGACATTCCCACATTGGTATAACAGCTCTGAAAAAATTGTGGCAAGTTTTGCCAGATATCATCATCTTGACAGAATTCATTTCTGGGGTGCTGCACACAATGATCGCTTCAGACCTCATGAAAATGCTCTGTTTGCGATTCGACGTTATCAGTCACCATGGCTTCTACAGTTTCGTCCACCCGTCCCATTACCTCTTGTTGGTAATGTATGTCAAGGGACTCCTccttttttacttattattattcCATCAATGCCCAGAAATCGAATTGGACGAATGGCCATTAGGAAAACATGGGGAAGTGTAGGCCACACAGGTTCATGGCCAAATGGAAAAATCAATGCCAAAGTTCAGATTTTGTTTGTCATGGGACATGAAGTcacttcaccgagatttgaccCAATTATTagacaagaaatagaagagttTAAAGACATTTTGCAATTCGACATGACTGAAGATTACAGAAAACTTACTATTAAAATGCTTGGAACTCTTCGATGGGTGAATGATAACTGTAGAGGATTGGGATTTTTCTTGAAAGCAGATGAAGATACTTTTGTAAATATTCCAGTATTTGTAGATTTCTTACTGCTTAATCAAAATTATTTATGGAAAACTGTTCTAGGCACAATGTATAATGCTCCTTATGTTAGACGATGGGGAAAGTGGAGCTTGTCAATTTTAGAGTATCCTTTTGAACGTTTTCCATCTTATGCTTCTGGAAGCTCTTACCTGATATCTGGAGGGGCCATTGATGACCTGCTGAAAGCCTCAGAGTTTTTTATTCCTATTGCCATTGAAGATGCATTTATTACTGGAATTTTGCCCAAGTCATCAGGGATAAGACGCTATCATACCCCAGCGATGTCTGTGATGGGGGAAGTGAGTTATCTAAAGAGTAACCCTTCAATGTGTGATTTCTTAAGCTCCCGTCTGGCTATCACAGATTGCACCAATGAAATTTTTGATAGAATATGGTTAGCACAACAGATAAACTATTGTAGACAAAATGAAAGATGGGGTCTTGAAGACATTGCTGATAAATGGGCATTTAAGAGGCCAAGCAATTAA